In the Streptomyces coeruleoprunus genome, AAGGCATCGGCGACGCCGACGCCATGACCGAGCCGGCGGGAGGCAAGATCTGATGACCACCACCGAAGAGACGACCGCGGCCACCGCGACGGCCGAGGACCTGGTCCTCCGCGCCACCGATGTGACGCTGCGGTTCGGCGGACTGACGGTGCTCGACAAGGTCGACATGTCGATGCGCCGGGGCGAGGTCCTGGCGGTGATCGGCCCCAACGGCGCCGGCAAGACGTCGTTCTTCAACTCGCTGACGGGCGCCTACACCCCGCAGGAGGGGAAGATCCACTTCCTGTCCAAGGACGGCGGGGAGAAGTCGCTCCTGGGCAGCAAGCCGCATCTGGTGAACCGGATCGGTCTGGCCCGGACGTTCCAGAACATCCGGCTGTTCTCGGCGCTCACGGCGCTGGAGAACGTCAAGATCGCGGCGGAGACCCGGCTGAAGGCCGGCCCCGTGTCGATCATGCTGGGCCTGCCCAACGCCCGCAGGGCGGAGCGCGAGAGCGACGAGCGGGCCCACCGGCTGCTGAAGTTCGTCGGCCTGGAGGACAAGCTCAACGAGGTCGCCGGCAGCCTGAGCTACGGCGACCAGCGGAGCCTGGAGATCGCCCGCGCCCTGGCGACGGACCCGAAGGTGCTGCTCCTGGACGAGCCCGCCGCGGGGACGAACCCGACGGAGAAGCTGGAGCTGGAGCACCTGATCCGCCGGATCAACACGGAACTGGGCGTGAGTGTGCTGCTCATCGAGCACGACATGCGCCTGGTGATGTCGGTGGCGGACCGGGTGATGGTCCTCAACTTCGGCAAGAAGATCGCCGAGGGCACCCCGAGCGAGGTCCAGCAGCACCCGGCCGTGATCGAGGCGTACCTGGGCACGTCGGCGGAGGACGCGGACGCGGTCCGCCACGCCATCGACGAACAGCGCGCGGCGGAGGACGAGTCGGAGGCCGAGTCCGGGAACGGGCCGGAGGACGCGCCGGAGGACGTCGCGGAGGACGCCCCGGCGTCGGACGACACGTCGGACGACGAGGCCTCGGGCGACGAGACGTCGGACGACGAGACGCCGGACAACGAGGCCTCGGACGACGAGACGTCGGACGACGACGCGTCGGGCGACGGTGAGTCGGATGCCGTGGCATCGGGCGACTCCGAGCCGGACGGTGACACCTCGGGCGACGACGAGGCCGACACCGACGCCGAAGAGGCCACCGACGCCGCCGAGTCGGAGCCCGAGGCCGAGGCCGAGGCGGACGCCGCCTCGGAGTCGGCCGAGGACGCCGGCGGCGACGCGGCCGACGAGGGCGGCGCCGGTGCCGAGGGCGCCGGGCGGAGCGACGACGAGGAGAGCAGCAAGTGAGCACGACGACAGCGCTGCGCAAGGACTCCGGCGACGGCGGGGCTCCGACGGAGACGTTGCTCGAACTGAAGGGCCTGCACGTGTTCTACGGCGCCATCGAGGCGCTGAAGGGCATCGACCTGACCGTCGGTACGGGCGAGATCGTGGCCCTGCTGGGCGGCAACGGCGCCGGCAAGACGACGACGCTGCGGACGATCTCCGGCATGCTCCAGCCCCGTGAGGGCGAGGTGCTGCTGCGCGGTGAGCGCATCGACGGCATCAAGTCGCACGAGCTGGTGCGGTTCGGGATCGGCCATGTGCCCGAGGGCCGACGGGTCTTCGCGACGATGACGGTCCTGGAGAACCTGGAGATGGGCGCCTACAAGTTCACCTCGGTGGACTCGGGCGACCTGGACCGGGTGTTCACCCTTTTCCCGCGGCTCGCCGAGCGGCGGTCGCAGCAGGCGGGCACCCTGTCCGGCGGCGAGCAGCAGATGCTGGCCATCGGCCGCGCCCTGATGGGCCGGCCGGAGCTGCTGCTGCTGGACGAGCCCTCGATGGGTCTGGCCCCGCTGATCGTGCAGCAGATCTTCGAGATCATCCAGGAGATCAACGACCAGGGCACCACCGTGCTGCTCGTCGAGCAGAACGCGACGCAGGCCCTGGGCCTCGCCAACCGCGGCTACGTCCTGGAGACCGGCTCGGTGGCCATGTCCGGTGCCGCGGACGAGCTGCTGGCCGACACCCGGATCCGGGCGGCGTACCTCGGTGAGGGCGCGGCCTGACCGACTCCGTGAGCCGGCGCCGGGCGTTCCCCTTCGGGGGCGCCCGGCGCCGTGCTGTGCGCGGTGGCGGTCAGCCGGCCGTGGCGGCGGTGCCGGTGACGCCGGCCGCCGGGACGTTGTCCGCGTCCTTCGCGGTGACCTCGCGGAGCATGCAGGTCAGCCGGGCCGTGCAGACCCGCTTGTCCTGCTCGTCGGTGATGACGATCTCGTACGTCGCCGTCGAGCGGCCCCGGTGCACGGGCGTGGCCACCCCGGTGACGAGGCCGGAGCGCACGCCGCGGTGGTGGGTGCAGTTGAGGTCGACGCCGACGGCGATCTTCCGGGAGCCGCCGTGCAGCATGGAGCCGACCGAGCCCAGGGTCTCGGCGAGCACGGCCGACGCGCCGCCGTGCAGGAGGCCGTACGGCTGGGTGTTGCCCTCGACGGGCATGACGCCGACGACGCGGTCCGCCGACGCCTCCAGGATCTGGACGCCCATGCGGTTGCCGAGGTGACCGGCGGAGAAGAGGGCGGGCAGGTCGACGCCGAGCGCGGCGTACTCGTCGATGACCTCCTGCGGGAACTTCACTTCTGTCTGCTCGCCCATGGGGCCCGGCTCCGTTCGTCGTCGTACGGTTGCGTGCTGCTCCTGCCTGAGCGAACGCTTAGGCGGTCGGTGATTGTTCCAGACGCACGATCACCGACTTGCTGGCGGGGGTGTTGCTGATGTCCGCCGTGGAGTCCAGGGGCACGAGGACGTTGGTCTCGGGGTAGTAGGCCGCGGCGCAGCCCCGCGCGGTGGGGTAGTGGACGACGCGGAAGCCGGGCGCCCGCCGCTCGCTGCCGTCGGTCCA is a window encoding:
- a CDS encoding ABC transporter ATP-binding protein yields the protein MSTTTALRKDSGDGGAPTETLLELKGLHVFYGAIEALKGIDLTVGTGEIVALLGGNGAGKTTTLRTISGMLQPREGEVLLRGERIDGIKSHELVRFGIGHVPEGRRVFATMTVLENLEMGAYKFTSVDSGDLDRVFTLFPRLAERRSQQAGTLSGGEQQMLAIGRALMGRPELLLLDEPSMGLAPLIVQQIFEIIQEINDQGTTVLLVEQNATQALGLANRGYVLETGSVAMSGAADELLADTRIRAAYLGEGAA
- a CDS encoding hotdog fold thioesterase: MGEQTEVKFPQEVIDEYAALGVDLPALFSAGHLGNRMGVQILEASADRVVGVMPVEGNTQPYGLLHGGASAVLAETLGSVGSMLHGGSRKIAVGVDLNCTHHRGVRSGLVTGVATPVHRGRSTATYEIVITDEQDKRVCTARLTCMLREVTAKDADNVPAAGVTGTAATAG
- a CDS encoding ABC transporter ATP-binding protein, with the translated sequence MTTTEETTAATATAEDLVLRATDVTLRFGGLTVLDKVDMSMRRGEVLAVIGPNGAGKTSFFNSLTGAYTPQEGKIHFLSKDGGEKSLLGSKPHLVNRIGLARTFQNIRLFSALTALENVKIAAETRLKAGPVSIMLGLPNARRAERESDERAHRLLKFVGLEDKLNEVAGSLSYGDQRSLEIARALATDPKVLLLDEPAAGTNPTEKLELEHLIRRINTELGVSVLLIEHDMRLVMSVADRVMVLNFGKKIAEGTPSEVQQHPAVIEAYLGTSAEDADAVRHAIDEQRAAEDESEAESGNGPEDAPEDVAEDAPASDDTSDDEASGDETSDDETPDNEASDDETSDDDASGDGESDAVASGDSEPDGDTSGDDEADTDAEEATDAAESEPEAEAEADAASESAEDAGGDAADEGGAGAEGAGRSDDEESSK